One genomic window of Medicago truncatula cultivar Jemalong A17 chromosome 1, MtrunA17r5.0-ANR, whole genome shotgun sequence includes the following:
- the LOC25482118 gene encoding disease resistance protein RPM1 has protein sequence MGIPFVTHAFREKMKLIVAEFKKLLQYNLTFIDREFSKKTFIDRARESSTASSGTEITSAIKSKLRKMKNLESSSKQVVTVMNSICVTLDQMHNQLRKAEETEGIKACVKQLKVIVHELENLQPEQYVTGTEFNPIEMKNTIDLLQQLTETCTIRREDSAKVVGLKIKEQDLVLNLTASSDNASKLCIVGMKGVGKTALAKAVCYNKVVVKHFPTQVWATVIAGATATMKVLLMENNGTKNQTLTMKQVRGHLKDKLCLVVLDNVSQKSDFNNLYKILSESGWRNGSRIVVTTCFKVIASHVDSSSTPHHIRLLTKEESWALFQKVASIETDVKKLELKKLENFAKKVVGKCGGLILAIISLGFVMSAKDVTQDSLSWVFQQLNHGRYKTHWLQAWKNNKDEMSETVRNCLYYFTKFPLDYEISARRLVNLWVGEGLVQVQNDQNTPEETAESYLEELRDRSMIQVVALKPNGKIKTCCLPSMLKEIILQNNSRTNHSRYFGMHLDQRFAYNFDDDGLDANSAQAFRKKGIPLSVLFFDKGEGSKPGERVGNILSTGIASEQFLKTRVLDLECIFRPQLPKNLSKLNNLKYLSLRWTYLEELPLCICKLLELETLDLKHTSINYIPSSIWELKKLKKLYLPQTHRSKLEGKLRGNVNETLQTLWGVFLYGNYPLLSHLHKLKSLQKLKLAFQLNGSEQESQNTLAQKIVNLEQLHSLSLKSVDEAGDPDKLISINMSKLEKLSSLRLYGKLEERLL, from the coding sequence ATGGGTATCCCATTTGTTACACATGCAttcagagagaagatgaagctCATTGTTGCAGAGTTTAAAAAACTGCTCCAGTACAATTTAACTTTCATTGATagagagttttcaaaaaaaactttcattgATAGAGCTCGAGAAAGCTCAACCGCATCCTCTGGTACGGAAATCACATCAGCTATTAAAAGCAAGctgagaaaaatgaaaaatctgGAATCAAGCTCAAAGCAAGTAGTAACGGTTATGAACTCAATATGTGTTACATTGGATCAAATGCATAACCAGCTTCGGAAAGCTGAAGAAACAGAAGGGATAAAGGCTTGTGTAAAGCAACTAAAGGTCATTGTTCATGAGCTGGAAAATTTACAACCAGAACAGTATGTAACTGGCACTGAGTTCAATCCAATTGAGATGAAAAATACAATTGATCTTCTTCAGCAATTGACAGAAACTTGCACCATCCGAAGAGAGGATTCAGCCAAAGTTGTTGGTTTGAAAATCAAAGAACAAGATTTGGTCTTGAATCTGACTGCAAGCAGTGATAATGCTTCGAAACTTTGCATTGTGGGGATGAAAGGTGTGGGGAAGACAGCTCTGGCAAAGGCAGTTTGTTATAACAAAGTTGTTGTCAAGCACTTCCCAACCCAAGTCTGGGCAACAGTAATTGCAGGAGCAACCGCAACCATGAAAGTTCTGCTCATGGAAAACAACGGGACTAAAAACCAAACATTGACCATGAAACAGGTACGTGGTCATTTGAAAGATAAGCTCTGCCTTGTTGTTCTAGATAATGTCTCacaaaaaagtgattttaataacctatataaaattttatctgAATCTGGATGGAGAAACGGGAGCAGGATAGTGGTGACAACATGCTTTAAAGTCATTGCCTCGCATGTCGACAGTAGTAGCACCCCTCACCACATTCGACTGCTAACGAAGGAAGAGAGTTGGGCATTGTTTCAGAAGGTGGCTAGTATTGAAACAGACGTAAAAAAGTTAGAACTAAAAAAGTTAGAAAATTTTGCAAAGAAGGTAGTGGGAAAATGTGGGGGATTGATATTAGCAATCATATCTCTTGGGTTTGTCATGTCAGCAAAAGACGTAACCCAAGACAGCTTATCGTGGGTGTTTCAACAACTCAATCATGGCCGTTACAAAACGCATTGGCTGCAAGCTTGGAAAAATAACAAGGATGAAATGAGTGAAACTGTGAGGAACTGTCTCTATTACTTTACAAAATTTCCATTAGACTATGAAATCTCGGCAAGGAGATTAGTCAATCTATGGGTTGGAGAAGGATTGGTGCAAGTACAGAACGATCAGAACACACCCGAAGAGACTGCAGAAAGTTACCTAGAAGAGTTGAGAGACCGTAGCATGATTCAAGTTGTAGCACTAAAGCCCAATGGCAAAATTAAGACATGTTGTCTTCCAAGTATGCTCAAAGAAATTATCTTGCAAAACAATAGCAGAACAAACCACAGTCGGTATTTTGGTATGCATTTAGATCAGCGGTTTGCCTataattttgatgatgatggtcTTGATGCAAACTCCGCACAAGCATTCAGAAAGAAAGGAATCCCCTTGTCTGTTCTTTTCTTTGATAAGGGAGAGGGAAGTAAACCAGGAGAACGTGTCGGGAATATCCTTTCAACAGGCATTGCAAGTGAGCAGTTCCTAAAGACCAGAGTTCTTGATCTTGAATGCATATTCAGACCACAGTTGCCTAAGAATTTAAGTAAGCTCAATAATCTCAAGTATCTTAGCTTGAGATGGACTTACCTGGAGGAATTACCCCTATGCATATGCAAACTTCTGGAGCTGGAAACACTGGATTTAAAGCATACAAGTATCAATTACATCCCTAGCTCAATCTGGGAATTGAAGAAACTGAAGAAATTATATCTTCCTCAAACTCATCGAAGTAAACTTGAGGGCAAGCTGAGGGGAAACGTTAACGAAACTTTACAGACACTATGGGGCGTGTTCTTGTATGGGAATTACCCTCTTCTTAGTCACCTTCACAAGCTGAAGAgccttcaaaaattaaaattagctTTCCAGTTGAATGGATCAGAGCAAGAATCACAAAATACACTAGCACAGAAGATTGTGAACCTTGAACAGCTTCATTCATTGTCACTTAAATCCGTGGATGAAGCTGGCGATCCTGATAAACTTATATCGATTAATATGTCAAAGTTGGAGAAGCTTTCATCCCTCCGGTTGTATGGAAAATTAGAGGAAAGACttttgtga